The following are encoded together in the Candidatus Binataceae bacterium genome:
- a CDS encoding RES family NAD+ phosphorylase, with protein MELTPPETHLAQRGTARLIPARYPSVGILDQIAAPADLEAIFELEGWTNDRINNELGVIHTIPRDEWVVGAAMATIVMAAYCHPRPGGGRFNDESRGAWYAAFSLKTAHAEAVHTRTRELEEIGGWFETTMQMAAYLADFNTKFHDLRGKRFVRYLDPADYSASQRLARQLRDAGANGVVYPSVRDRSGMCLACFRPPLVRNVRQGALYEYRWTGTREPAIRKL; from the coding sequence ATGGAACTGACTCCGCCCGAGACTCACCTCGCACAGCGGGGCACAGCGCGCCTCATTCCCGCGCGCTATCCGTCAGTGGGGATTCTCGACCAGATCGCCGCGCCCGCTGATCTCGAGGCGATCTTCGAGCTTGAAGGATGGACCAACGATCGCATCAACAACGAGCTCGGCGTCATCCATACAATCCCGCGCGATGAATGGGTCGTCGGCGCGGCGATGGCGACCATTGTCATGGCGGCCTATTGCCATCCGCGTCCCGGCGGCGGCCGCTTCAATGACGAATCGCGCGGCGCATGGTACGCGGCATTCAGCCTGAAAACGGCGCACGCCGAAGCCGTTCATACGCGCACGCGCGAGCTCGAAGAGATCGGTGGGTGGTTCGAGACGACGATGCAGATGGCGGCGTATCTTGCCGACTTCAACACAAAGTTTCATGACCTGCGCGGCAAGCGCTTCGTGAGATATCTGGATCCCGCCGACTACTCGGCATCACAACGTCTCGCGCGGCAACTGCGCGATGCGGGCGCGAACGGAGTCGTCTATCCAAGCGTCCGCGATCGCAGCGGCATGTGCCTCGCATGCTTTCGGCCGCCGCTCGTGCGCAATGTGCGGCAGGGCGCGTTGTACGAGTACCGATGGACGGGAACGCGAGAGCCTGCGATTCGAAAACTTTGA
- a CDS encoding MbcA/ParS/Xre antitoxin family protein: protein MRADRALESAPELVPRDRQDPEVRRRLSGPAIRAFFSISATWGISVVQQRALLGWPAPSTYHKYKAGSVGTLPYDMLQRVSLIVGIYKALHILYPQAELADQWVKLRNSNPIFGGKAPIDLMSDGGIDGLYRVRRLLDARRGGWN, encoded by the coding sequence ATGCGAGCGGACCGCGCGCTAGAGTCTGCGCCTGAACTCGTGCCGCGCGATCGGCAGGATCCCGAGGTGCGGCGGCGATTGTCCGGGCCGGCGATTCGCGCATTTTTTAGTATCAGTGCGACGTGGGGGATTAGCGTCGTGCAGCAGCGGGCGTTGCTGGGATGGCCCGCGCCTTCGACCTATCACAAGTACAAGGCGGGCAGCGTCGGGACGCTGCCTTATGACATGCTGCAGCGCGTGTCGCTCATCGTGGGAATCTACAAGGCGCTGCATATCCTCTACCCTCAGGCCGAGCTTGCTGATCAGTGGGTAAAGCTGCGCAACAGCAATCCAATCTTCGGCGGCAAGGCGCCGATTGATCTCATGAGCGACGGCGGCATCGACGGACTCTATCGCGTGCGCCGACTGCTCGACGCACGGCGCGGCGGATGGAACTGA
- a CDS encoding LLM class F420-dependent oxidoreductase has product MKFGLMFVNSGPFSNPELLAHLAQTAERCGFESMWTVEHVVVPENYQSKYPYSPTGKMPGGEDTPIPDPLLPLAFVAAMTKTIRLGTGVIILPQRNPLYLAKESATLDVLSHGRFMLGIGSGWLEEEFKSLGLDFHQRGKRTDEAIEAMRSLWREPVANYHGKHFNFGPVKSNPKPVQKGGVPIHVGGHSAAAARRAGRYGDGFFPALGDPAQLKEIIGLMRTEAQKAGRNPDVIELSCMGSRKLEQLKAVQDVGVSRVVMAPPAFDAEGITKGLEKLGDEVLAKMQ; this is encoded by the coding sequence ATGAAATTCGGACTGATGTTCGTCAACTCCGGACCGTTCTCCAATCCCGAACTGCTCGCGCATCTGGCGCAGACCGCCGAGCGATGCGGCTTCGAGTCGATGTGGACGGTAGAGCACGTCGTCGTGCCTGAGAACTACCAATCGAAATATCCGTACTCGCCTACTGGCAAGATGCCTGGCGGCGAGGACACGCCGATTCCCGATCCGCTGCTGCCGCTCGCCTTCGTCGCCGCGATGACCAAGACCATCCGCCTCGGCACGGGCGTGATAATCCTGCCGCAGCGCAACCCACTCTATCTCGCCAAGGAATCGGCGACGCTCGACGTGCTGTCGCACGGGCGCTTCATGCTCGGCATCGGCAGCGGATGGCTCGAAGAAGAGTTCAAGTCGCTAGGCCTCGATTTCCATCAGCGTGGCAAGCGAACCGACGAGGCGATCGAGGCGATGCGCTCACTGTGGCGCGAGCCGGTCGCGAACTATCACGGCAAGCATTTCAATTTCGGCCCGGTGAAGAGCAATCCCAAGCCGGTGCAGAAGGGTGGAGTGCCGATTCACGTCGGCGGTCATTCAGCCGCGGCAGCGCGTCGCGCGGGCCGCTATGGCGACGGCTTCTTTCCGGCGCTCGGCGATCCCGCGCAGTTGAAGGAGATCATCGGCCTGATGCGCACCGAGGCGCAGAAAGCGGGACGCAATCCAGACGTGATCGAGCTCTCATGCATGGGCTCGCGCAAACTCGAGCAGCTCAAGGCAGTGCAGGACGTTGGAGTATCGCGCGTCGTGATGGCGCCGCCGGCATTCGACGCCGAAGGCATCACCAAGGGCCTGGAAAAGCTCGGCGACGAGGTCCTCGCGAAGATGCAGTAG
- a CDS encoding TIGR03620 family F420-dependent LLM class oxidoreductase, with product MEIGKVGIWFFLDAMKAPESIEFAQKVEKAGYNTLWIPEAVGREPFAHAANIFAHTERLNIATGIANIWARDAITMASASNTIAEQSGGRFLLGIGVSHKPIVSNLRGHSYDKPYSYMKEYLPKLKGALYTVPQAYQAPKAKDPVPLVIAALHPKMLALAAAETQGTHTYFVPPEHTAKVREQIGPKPWICAAQAVILETDAAKARAAARTYMKTYVPRLPNYTNNLKNLGWADSEFENGCSDRLVDAIVAWGSEDKIRDRIDAQLKAGATHVCILPIRADNPILPNLKTVEAFAPR from the coding sequence ATGGAAATCGGAAAAGTCGGCATATGGTTTTTTCTCGATGCGATGAAGGCTCCTGAGTCGATCGAGTTCGCGCAAAAGGTCGAGAAGGCGGGCTACAACACGCTTTGGATCCCCGAGGCCGTGGGACGCGAGCCGTTTGCACACGCCGCCAATATCTTTGCGCATACCGAGCGCCTCAATATCGCGACCGGTATCGCGAATATCTGGGCGCGCGACGCAATCACGATGGCTTCGGCGTCGAACACGATCGCGGAGCAATCGGGCGGCCGCTTCCTGCTCGGTATCGGCGTGAGCCACAAGCCGATCGTGTCGAACCTGCGCGGCCACAGCTACGACAAGCCTTACAGCTACATGAAGGAGTATCTGCCGAAGCTGAAGGGTGCGCTCTACACCGTGCCGCAGGCCTACCAGGCGCCCAAGGCAAAGGATCCCGTTCCCCTGGTGATCGCGGCGCTGCATCCGAAGATGCTGGCGCTCGCCGCCGCCGAGACGCAGGGCACGCATACCTATTTCGTGCCGCCGGAGCATACGGCGAAAGTGCGGGAACAGATCGGGCCCAAGCCGTGGATTTGCGCCGCGCAGGCCGTGATCCTCGAGACCGATGCGGCCAAGGCTCGCGCCGCCGCTCGCACCTACATGAAGACTTACGTGCCGCGTCTGCCGAACTACACCAACAACCTCAAGAACCTCGGCTGGGCCGATTCCGAATTTGAAAACGGATGCAGCGATCGTCTTGTCGATGCGATCGTGGCGTGGGGCAGCGAGGACAAGATTCGCGACCGTATCGATGCACAGCTCAAGGCCGGCGCGACTCACGTCTGTATCCTGCCGATTCGCGCGGACAATCCGATCCTGCCCAATCTCAAGACCGTCGAAGCATTCGCGCCGCGCTGA
- a CDS encoding alpha/beta hydrolase produces the protein MAEPLRKPSEAEVRGELISEQVRRHAWINIAGPLAALILGVLAAAFYLKPVAMLREIQLAQLGWAGVTQNDMAVNNGLMTYMITGGYSGMDPVIMIHGLGPNAALVWRDVMPLVAEAHYKVIAPNLMGFASSEHKQVDYTIAYQAAAVGDLIDKLKLDHVNIVGDNLGADVALYYAVEHPDKVERLILVGGGLIGKRGADRMRKLIPSDVNSMREQVEASFFGLPTMPDFIYERMMEEYAGDLQAQTDMLNSVPTDEAHIRSKIGQIFNTLTIIIACGKNPYFGYAEGAALNAALPGSAMVKFKTSGLYPELQYPEDFAESITFVFKQTEGGT, from the coding sequence GTGGCTGAACCCTTGAGGAAACCTTCAGAAGCCGAGGTGCGCGGCGAACTGATATCAGAGCAGGTGCGCCGCCATGCGTGGATCAACATTGCCGGACCGCTCGCGGCTTTGATCCTTGGCGTGCTCGCGGCGGCGTTCTATCTGAAGCCGGTCGCGATGCTCCGCGAGATCCAGCTCGCGCAGCTCGGATGGGCAGGAGTCACGCAGAACGATATGGCCGTGAACAACGGCCTCATGACCTACATGATCACCGGCGGATACTCCGGGATGGATCCCGTCATCATGATCCACGGCCTCGGTCCCAATGCCGCGCTGGTATGGCGCGACGTGATGCCGCTGGTGGCCGAGGCGCACTACAAAGTAATCGCGCCGAACCTCATGGGCTTCGCCTCGTCGGAGCATAAGCAGGTCGACTATACGATCGCGTACCAAGCGGCGGCTGTCGGCGACCTCATCGACAAGCTCAAGCTCGATCACGTGAACATCGTAGGCGACAACCTCGGCGCGGATGTCGCGCTGTACTATGCCGTTGAGCATCCCGACAAAGTGGAGAGGCTGATCCTGGTCGGCGGCGGACTAATCGGCAAGCGCGGCGCCGATCGGATGCGCAAGCTGATTCCGAGCGACGTCAATTCGATGCGCGAGCAGGTCGAGGCGAGCTTCTTCGGCCTGCCCACGATGCCTGACTTCATCTACGAACGGATGATGGAGGAGTACGCGGGGGACCTGCAGGCGCAGACCGACATGCTGAACTCGGTGCCGACCGACGAAGCGCATATCCGTTCCAAGATTGGCCAGATCTTCAACACGCTGACGATCATCATCGCGTGCGGAAAGAACCCGTACTTCGGCTACGCCGAGGGAGCGGCGCTCAATGCCGCCCTGCCCGGCTCGGCGATGGTGAAGTTCAAGACCTCGGGATTGTATCCCGAGCTCCAGTATCCGGAAGACTTTGCTGAGTCGATCACGTTCGTTTTCAAGCAGACCGAAGGTGGCACTTGA
- a CDS encoding glutathione S-transferase family protein — translation MKLYNMNLSNFATKCRIAIYDKGINVEMAAIPGGDLHSAEYAKVNPLGKTPALEVDGLVIPESEVINEYLEEKFPTPPLLPKSPEDRAKVRVATRFHDLYLEPPLRALFGQMNPKTRDDKAVNEKLTELNGRLDQLEKMLLDGGFACGDFSLADCALAPTMFFATNLLGMFGAKPPLEGRPKLTKWWNHVQTRPSVKKALAEMAEALAAMNRGGR, via the coding sequence ATGAAACTTTACAATATGAATTTGTCCAACTTCGCGACCAAGTGCCGTATCGCGATTTACGATAAAGGCATCAATGTCGAAATGGCAGCGATCCCGGGCGGCGATCTGCATTCGGCCGAGTATGCGAAGGTCAATCCGCTGGGCAAAACGCCCGCGCTCGAAGTCGACGGCCTCGTGATTCCCGAGTCCGAGGTCATCAATGAATATCTCGAGGAGAAGTTCCCCACGCCGCCGCTGCTGCCGAAGTCGCCCGAAGATCGCGCCAAGGTGCGCGTCGCGACGCGCTTCCACGACCTCTACCTCGAGCCTCCGCTGCGTGCGCTCTTCGGCCAGATGAATCCCAAGACCCGCGACGACAAGGCGGTTAACGAGAAATTGACTGAGCTCAACGGCCGGCTCGATCAGCTCGAGAAGATGCTGCTCGATGGCGGCTTCGCCTGCGGCGATTTCTCGCTCGCCGACTGCGCGCTCGCGCCCACGATGTTCTTCGCGACGAACCTGCTCGGAATGTTTGGCGCCAAGCCGCCGCTCGAAGGGCGCCCCAAGCTCACGAAATGGTGGAACCACGTGCAGACGCGGCCGTCAGTCAAAAAGGCCCTCGCCGAGATGGCCGAGGCACTGGCCGCGATGAATCGCGGCGGCCGCTGA
- a CDS encoding DUF202 domain-containing protein, producing MVFSPITMADERYDDPRIYFAAERTYLSWIRTSLALMGFGFVVARFGLFLRELAATQGTAFIRASQYSPWVGVLMIAGGVTLLGAATWRHFYVIRELKRGTDSFRNPSVLAIVLAALLGAAGVALAIHVLLIE from the coding sequence TTGGTATTCTCACCGATCACGATGGCCGACGAGCGCTACGACGACCCGCGAATCTACTTCGCCGCAGAACGCACCTATCTATCCTGGATTCGGACCAGCCTTGCACTGATGGGATTCGGCTTCGTGGTCGCCCGATTCGGTCTCTTCCTGCGCGAGCTCGCCGCCACCCAGGGCACGGCCTTCATCCGTGCGAGCCAATATTCGCCGTGGGTAGGAGTGCTCATGATCGCCGGCGGCGTCACGCTCCTCGGCGCCGCCACCTGGCGTCACTTCTACGTGATTCGCGAGCTAAAGCGTGGCACTGACAGTTTTCGCAATCCTTCCGTGCTGGCTATTGTGCTTGCCGCCCTGCTCGGCGCGGCCGGCGTCGCTCTCGCGATTCACGTGCTGCTCATCGAGTAA
- a CDS encoding lyase family protein, whose amino-acid sequence MAARRKRRIVSASSRIERDSLGELAVPSSALYGIQTLRSLANLSFSRRTLGAVPEYVRALAQVKKAAALANRDAGVVGTSIAAAIARACDSLIGGDHLDQFPVDPLSGGGSIAINMNINEVIANLANETLGGQRGAYDRVNPKTHVNASQSTADACQTAARIAIVSQWPRLRAALDACIAAMRAKEREFRRVITVARTCLQDASPVALGTLFGGYAAAIARRASEIDRAVDALHRINLGGTAIGSGESAPLGYRRVIVKRLCEVTGLRLARKANLFDAAQNIDELGALAAALGLLAEVLLKVAQDLRLLSSGPEGGFGEIRLPAVQEGSSFFAGKINPVIPETLMQCCFQVLACERAARLALQHGELNLNVFEGVAAANILDAIAMLERSLATFTEKCVRGIEANEARCRDLAKRSRFRSSYST is encoded by the coding sequence ATGGCCGCACGGCGTAAGCGCCGCATCGTTTCCGCATCCAGTCGAATCGAGCGCGACAGCCTGGGCGAGCTCGCGGTGCCGTCGTCGGCGCTCTATGGAATCCAGACCCTGCGCTCGCTTGCGAATCTGAGCTTCTCGCGACGCACGCTCGGCGCGGTACCTGAATACGTTCGCGCACTGGCGCAAGTAAAGAAGGCCGCGGCGCTTGCGAATCGCGACGCGGGCGTGGTCGGCACGAGCATCGCAGCCGCGATCGCTCGCGCGTGCGACTCACTCATTGGCGGGGACCATCTCGACCAGTTTCCGGTCGATCCGCTGAGCGGCGGCGGCAGTATCGCGATCAACATGAATATCAACGAGGTGATCGCGAACCTTGCCAATGAAACGCTCGGAGGTCAGCGCGGCGCGTACGATCGCGTCAATCCCAAGACGCACGTGAACGCATCGCAATCGACGGCGGATGCGTGTCAGACGGCGGCACGGATCGCGATCGTCTCGCAGTGGCCGCGGTTGCGCGCGGCGCTCGATGCCTGCATTGCTGCGATGCGCGCGAAGGAACGCGAGTTCCGCCGCGTCATCACGGTCGCGCGCACGTGTTTGCAGGATGCGTCGCCGGTCGCGCTCGGCACGCTGTTCGGCGGATATGCGGCAGCGATCGCGCGGCGCGCATCGGAGATCGATCGGGCGGTCGACGCTCTGCACCGTATCAATCTGGGCGGAACCGCCATTGGCTCAGGCGAGAGTGCGCCACTCGGGTATCGACGTGTGATCGTGAAACGGCTTTGCGAGGTCACGGGCCTCAGGCTCGCGCGCAAAGCAAATCTCTTCGATGCCGCGCAAAATATCGACGAGCTGGGCGCGCTCGCCGCTGCGCTCGGACTGCTCGCCGAGGTGTTGCTCAAAGTCGCACAGGATCTGCGCCTGTTGTCATCGGGGCCTGAAGGCGGCTTCGGCGAAATTCGTCTTCCGGCGGTGCAGGAAGGCTCGTCGTTCTTCGCCGGCAAGATCAATCCTGTTATCCCCGAAACGCTGATGCAGTGCTGCTTCCAGGTGCTCGCATGCGAACGCGCCGCGCGCCTCGCGCTGCAGCACGGCGAGTTGAATCTGAATGTCTTCGAAGGCGTCGCAGCCGCGAATATCCTCGACGCAATCGCGATGCTCGAGCGATCGCTCGCGACGTTTACGGAAAAATGCGTGCGAGGAATCGAGGCCAATGAAGCTCGCTGCCGCGATCTAGCAAAGCGCTCACGATTTCGCAGCAGCTATTCAACATAG
- a CDS encoding MBL fold metallo-hydrolase produces the protein MGASAGKWAFQKGLQEVGDGCYAYLQPDGSWGWSNAGLIADGDQSLLVDTLFDLKLTQEMLDVMRDAEPRAKKIGTLVNTHSNGDHCFGNELVHGAEIIASKACAEEMKHDGGAGRLAEMKRNSKAMGDAGAFFAEIFAPFDFEGINVTMPTVTFEHEMTRKVGNKTVRLIEVGPAHTAGDVLAYVPSDRVIYTGDILFIYGHPIIWAGPVANWVKACQLMLDLDVDTVVPGHGPITDKGGVAEVKGYLEYITREARKRYDAGMPMAEAAQDISLADYSSWGDAERIAVNVASLYREFSGGKMTANVADLFSLMAKLHRERRK, from the coding sequence ATGGGCGCATCGGCGGGCAAGTGGGCATTTCAGAAGGGTCTCCAGGAAGTGGGCGACGGATGCTACGCGTATCTGCAGCCCGACGGCTCGTGGGGATGGAGCAACGCAGGACTCATCGCTGACGGCGATCAGTCGCTGCTGGTCGATACGCTTTTCGACCTGAAGCTCACGCAAGAGATGCTCGACGTGATGCGCGATGCGGAGCCGCGCGCGAAGAAGATCGGCACGCTCGTCAACACGCATTCCAACGGCGATCACTGTTTCGGTAACGAGCTCGTGCACGGCGCCGAGATCATCGCCTCGAAGGCGTGCGCCGAAGAAATGAAGCATGATGGCGGCGCGGGACGGCTCGCCGAGATGAAGCGCAACTCCAAGGCGATGGGCGACGCCGGCGCCTTCTTCGCCGAAATCTTCGCGCCGTTCGATTTCGAGGGCATCAACGTAACGATGCCGACGGTGACGTTCGAGCACGAGATGACGCGCAAGGTCGGTAACAAGACCGTGCGGCTGATCGAGGTCGGGCCGGCGCACACTGCGGGCGATGTGCTCGCATACGTGCCGAGTGACCGGGTGATCTACACCGGTGATATCCTGTTTATCTACGGCCATCCGATTATCTGGGCGGGACCGGTCGCGAACTGGGTCAAGGCGTGTCAGCTCATGCTCGATCTCGATGTGGACACTGTCGTGCCCGGCCATGGTCCGATCACTGACAAGGGCGGCGTCGCCGAAGTGAAAGGCTACCTCGAATACATCACACGCGAAGCGCGCAAACGTTACGACGCCGGGATGCCGATGGCGGAAGCCGCGCAGGACATCTCGCTCGCGGACTACTCGTCGTGGGGCGACGCGGAAAGAATCGCGGTTAACGTCGCATCGCTCTACCGCGAATTTTCAGGCGGCAAGATGACGGCGAACGTAGCGGACCTGTTCAGCCTGATGGCAAAGCTGCATCGCGAGCGTAGGAAGTAA
- a CDS encoding SDR family NAD(P)-dependent oxidoreductase: MDLGLRGKVALITGATRGLGRAMAEALAAEGMSVGICARDADQVRAATAALQQISSQHGGQGAIGRACDATHSGAMQQLVDELANRFGGVDVLVNNAGAARPGALAELPESAWQEQFDLNLFAPVRLARIVAPIMEKRGGGSIINIGSIYGREAGGPLTYNASKAALHSFTKMLAREFAPRAIRVNTIAPGSILFPGGVWETIFKESPAFEKDFIAHELPAGRLGRADEVAYAVVMLASPHASWITGTCIPVDGAQGRSIL, from the coding sequence ATGGATTTGGGGCTTCGGGGCAAGGTTGCTTTGATCACGGGTGCGACACGCGGGCTGGGACGGGCGATGGCCGAAGCGCTCGCCGCGGAGGGCATGAGCGTTGGGATCTGCGCGCGCGATGCTGACCAGGTGAGAGCCGCGACTGCGGCGCTGCAGCAAATATCGTCGCAGCATGGCGGTCAGGGCGCGATCGGACGCGCCTGCGACGCGACGCATTCGGGTGCGATGCAACAGTTGGTCGACGAGCTCGCGAATCGTTTCGGCGGCGTCGATGTCCTCGTCAACAACGCCGGTGCGGCGCGGCCGGGAGCGCTGGCGGAGCTGCCCGAATCGGCATGGCAGGAGCAGTTCGATCTGAATCTCTTCGCGCCGGTGCGCCTGGCGCGGATCGTCGCGCCGATCATGGAAAAGCGGGGCGGCGGCTCGATCATCAACATCGGATCGATCTACGGACGCGAGGCCGGCGGCCCGCTGACATACAACGCGTCGAAAGCGGCGCTGCATTCGTTCACCAAGATGCTGGCGCGCGAGTTCGCGCCCAGGGCGATTCGCGTCAACACTATCGCGCCCGGCTCGATCCTCTTCCCAGGCGGAGTCTGGGAAACGATCTTCAAGGAGAGCCCGGCCTTCGAGAAGGATTTTATCGCGCACGAGTTGCCGGCCGGTCGTCTCGGCCGCGCCGACGAAGTCGCGTACGCGGTCGTGATGCTCGCGTCGCCGCACGCGAGCTGGATAACCGGCACCTGTATTCCCGTGGATGGCGCGCAGGGGCGCTCGATTCTCTGA
- a CDS encoding LysR family transcriptional regulator, which translates to MWQWDDVRFFLALSRNRSLSGAARALGVDHATVGRRLTAFEEELGSKLFDRTPEGFATTAAGEAILSECEAMENAASSVDRLVAGHDARLSGLVRVATTELLAQVVVVPALAQIAATHPQLQVDIVAHPRPVDIARRQADVAVRFVRPRDGDLVCRKLGEFGMTRYASRAYLGAHGVPKSGQHLEGHTSVGYLTAPSWFNETLGGAHTVLFSNSPYVQLAAMAAGVGIGVAPCCVGDEYPGLVRLVPGEAPELRPVWVIMHRDLRRVARIRIVANAIAEVFEHKRQLLRFGARDIAKARAPKQRALTT; encoded by the coding sequence ATGTGGCAATGGGATGACGTGCGCTTCTTCCTCGCGCTTTCGCGAAATCGCAGTCTCTCCGGCGCGGCGCGCGCGCTCGGCGTCGATCACGCGACGGTCGGCCGCAGGCTCACGGCGTTCGAGGAGGAGCTGGGCTCGAAGCTTTTCGACCGCACGCCTGAAGGATTTGCAACCACAGCCGCCGGCGAGGCGATCCTCAGCGAATGCGAGGCGATGGAGAACGCGGCATCATCGGTCGATCGGCTGGTGGCGGGACACGATGCGCGGCTCAGCGGCCTCGTGCGCGTTGCGACGACTGAGCTGCTGGCGCAGGTCGTCGTCGTGCCGGCGCTCGCGCAGATCGCCGCGACGCATCCGCAGCTCCAGGTCGATATCGTCGCGCATCCGCGGCCAGTCGATATTGCGCGGCGTCAGGCTGATGTCGCGGTCCGATTTGTGCGGCCGCGCGATGGCGATTTGGTCTGCCGCAAGCTGGGCGAGTTCGGTATGACGCGCTACGCGTCGCGCGCCTATCTCGGCGCACATGGCGTCCCGAAGAGCGGACAGCATCTCGAGGGGCATACGTCGGTTGGCTACCTGACTGCGCCGAGCTGGTTCAACGAAACACTTGGCGGTGCTCACACGGTGTTGTTCAGTAACAGTCCGTACGTCCAGCTCGCAGCGATGGCGGCGGGAGTCGGAATCGGAGTGGCACCGTGCTGCGTCGGCGATGAATATCCGGGACTGGTGCGGCTCGTTCCCGGCGAAGCACCCGAGCTGCGCCCGGTCTGGGTGATCATGCATCGCGATCTGCGGCGCGTCGCGCGAATCCGCATCGTCGCAAATGCGATCGCGGAGGTCTTCGAGCACAAGCGGCAACTGCTCCGCTTCGGCGCGCGCGATATCGCCAAAGCGCGGGCTCCAAAGCAACGCGCGTTAACTACCTGA
- a CDS encoding MFS transporter: MKDERRQQWIIVAVLFVTMFLIWGPINASSVFFIPVVKHFAWSRALFSLLVATAPLAAGFSSPALGSLMDRYGERRIMITGAAMVGLGFLALSRADSAIAFLAVFIVLGVGISASTIIPTALVLTNWFRERRGLALGVAFSGIPLGGAGVTILANRIVEHGGFRAGYIAMGLPILFVVIPLLAIFMRARPIDEGDETVSDAMQEALPGLEVREALRSRSFWLFGIADLVFAMAGVGLRVHLVPLLTGIGYSATAAAEIFGAMFLFSAVGTFLVGRIADRMGGRATLAMIFVIAAAGMAALLGASHIAAVAAFIVIFGLVRETPPALVPIALTESLGRRRLGTLLGILALFNTFGFAIGPVIAGGIFDRSGSYTGALVLFAALALIAMLAIRATLPLAEEKTRLELAGAGAAEPLTSR, translated from the coding sequence ATGAAGGATGAGCGCAGGCAGCAATGGATAATCGTCGCGGTGCTGTTCGTGACAATGTTCCTGATTTGGGGACCGATCAACGCGAGCAGCGTCTTCTTTATTCCGGTGGTCAAGCACTTCGCATGGAGCCGCGCACTGTTCTCGCTGCTGGTCGCGACGGCGCCGCTGGCCGCCGGCTTCAGCAGTCCGGCGCTCGGCTCATTGATGGACCGCTACGGCGAACGGCGCATCATGATCACGGGCGCGGCGATGGTCGGGTTGGGCTTCCTGGCGCTCAGCCGCGCGGACTCGGCGATCGCCTTCCTTGCGGTCTTTATCGTGCTGGGTGTCGGTATCAGCGCGTCAACGATTATCCCGACGGCACTCGTGCTCACGAACTGGTTCCGCGAGCGGCGCGGCCTCGCGCTCGGAGTCGCGTTTTCTGGAATCCCGCTCGGCGGCGCCGGCGTCACGATCCTGGCTAACCGCATCGTGGAGCATGGCGGCTTCCGCGCGGGTTATATCGCGATGGGGCTGCCGATCCTGTTTGTCGTGATTCCACTACTCGCGATCTTCATGCGCGCGCGCCCGATAGACGAGGGCGATGAGACCGTATCGGACGCGATGCAGGAAGCGCTGCCGGGCCTCGAAGTGCGCGAGGCGCTGCGCTCGCGATCATTCTGGCTGTTCGGGATCGCCGACCTGGTTTTCGCAATGGCGGGAGTCGGCCTGCGCGTGCACCTGGTGCCGCTTCTGACAGGAATTGGCTATTCGGCGACGGCAGCGGCGGAGATCTTCGGTGCGATGTTCCTGTTCAGCGCGGTCGGCACGTTCCTGGTTGGCCGCATCGCCGATCGGATGGGAGGTCGCGCGACGCTCGCGATGATCTTCGTGATAGCCGCGGCCGGAATGGCGGCGCTGCTCGGCGCTTCGCATATCGCAGCGGTCGCAGCATTCATCGTTATCTTCGGGCTGGTCAGGGAAACGCCGCCGGCGCTGGTTCCGATCGCGCTCACGGAATCGCTCGGCCGCAGGCGGCTCGGCACGCTGCTCGGAATCCTCGCGCTCTTCAACACCTTCGGATTCGCGATCGGACCGGTGATCGCGGGCGGCATCTTCGATCGCTCGGGCAGCTACACCGGCGCGCTGGTGCTGTTCGCCGCGTTAGCGCTGATCGCGATGCTCGCGATCCGCGCCACGCTCCCGCTCGCTGAAGAAAAAACGCGCCTCGAGCTTGCAGGAGCGGGCGCGGCCGAGCCGCTTACTTCGCGCTGA